Proteins from one Malaya genurostris strain Urasoe2022 chromosome 2, Malgen_1.1, whole genome shotgun sequence genomic window:
- the LOC131427825 gene encoding putative mediator of RNA polymerase II transcription subunit 26 translates to MATATSLRRLRHCFGSVLQLHLLWMVMTVLIVNKARTQQTTLQKSQVLNDGSFKFGAKTRFSCSGRAAGYYADVETGCQIYHMCDGLGRQFSYSCPNTTLFQQRMLICDHWYMVNCSKAESNYAANLLIGQRDKPFVAEDENEIRTPRPDLLDRPYSASFAGEPIMYNFIKTNTQAPQNAIALDKKLSTKVPSTKGRPSEIFEESASNHGLPIHWNTRYAKEDTEQEKVDQKQALDDLGSTAIPLNSDEERLQNNKVNGRRDVTEDESKDESRNTARFASSENRTSKVVNPSSSGLYTNAVNVKVPSIRYEPPFTPEEQSKKETNRKDTLGPEFKPFESVLNFNKKGNRKDYDFSNFFTRNGSFRNTVPTTKSTVATTTTVRPTTRSTVSSTRFSTLAPVTSRFTTTTRQPSFSTVTTTSTTQRPVVLVPNLQLPNTNPAQFLPRTSSGFQPLVITTTTTSAPSTTVTAPTTALPRILSDPRQSNRPPTTILFNAPAATAGLFENRFALQRPAVVQASVPVPSSEILPPFENLANYDNIKSQYVNQAIFTRQPITNEPSAGPINSGIDKLREEPVIQVRKDNIPRPFSVPTPSNEILPPKKDYVFYDDATTQGPPIYYQWKWSIPSFGLDPPLDAPLTDEEKLLSQLNPTSAENSSDSSREHNQTARSISSETGNLGENQPSSSLVQLNKRRVQPPAHNYLELRKNLAIPDFTFPLESEVGPRNIYEHDGAVNSFQIKIPSYARSDDSNTTWYGENAKCPHCHPVFLRPGSCEPCVKIRR, encoded by the exons AAATCTCAGGTATTGAACGATGGTTCGTTCAAATTCGGTGCAAAGACGAGGTTTTCCTGCAGTGGACGGGCTGCCGGTTACTACGCGGACGTCGAAACAGGCTGCCAA ATATACCACATGTGCGACGGATTGGGTAGACAGTTCAGCTATTCGTGTCCCAACACTACACTGTTCCAGCAACGAATGCTAATCTGTGACCATTGGTATATGGTCAACTGTTCCAAGGCCGAAAGCAACTATGCAGCGAACCTGCTAATCG GTCAACGGGACAAACCATTCGTGGCGGAAGATGAAAATGAGATCCGAACTCCTAGACCGGACCTCCTGGATCGACCATACTCGGCCAGTTTCGCCGGAGAACCGATCATGTACAATTTTATCAAG ACCAATACCCAGGCTCCGCAAAACGCTATCGCCTTGGACAAAAAACTTTCCACTAAGGTTCCGTCCACCAAAGGAAGACCGTCGGAGATCTTCGAAGAAAGTGCCAGTAATCATGGTCTTCCGATCCATTGGAATACTCGTTATGCCAAAGAAGacacggaacaggaaaaggtagATCAAAAACAGGCTTTGGATGATTTGGGATCAACGGCGATTCCGTTGAACTCCGATGAAGAGCGACTTCAAAATAATAAAGTCAATGGCCGAAGAGATGTCACGGAGGACGAGTCCAAAGATGAAAGTAGAAATACTGCTCGGTTTGCTTCCAGCGAAAATCGTACCAGTAAAGTGGTAAATCCTAGCTCGAGTGGACTTTATACGAACGCTGTCAACGTGAAGGTTCCGTCCATCAGATACGAGCCGCCGTTTACTCCAGAGgaacaatcgaaaaaagaaaCCAACCGAAAGGATACTCTGGGACCCGAGTTTAAGCCTTTTGAGTCTGTTTTGAATTTCAATAAGAAAGGCAATCGGAAGGACTATGATTTCTCCAACTTTTTCACTAGAAATGGCAGCTTCAGAAATACTGTACCGACAACTAAATCCACTGTGGCAACAACTACTACAGTGAGACCAACCACTCGATCGACAGTTAGTTCGACTAGATTTAGTACTTTGGCTCCAGTTACGTCTAGATTTACGACAACCACTCGTCAACCGAGTTTTTCAACAGTCACTACAACCAGCACAACACAAAGACCGGTAGTGCTTGTGCCTAATCTACAACTACCGAACACTAACCCAGCGCAGTTCCTGCCGAGGACAAGTTCCGGTTTCCAGCCTTTGGTGATTACTACAACCACTACAAGTGCCCCTTCGACAACGGTCACTGCTCCAACAACGGCTCTGCCACGAATTCTTTCCGATCCACGACAATCGAACCGTCCACCGACCACCATCCTGTTCAACGCTCCAGCTGCCACAGCTGGATTGTTCGAAAATAGATTTGCACTTCAAAGACCAGCGGTTGTTCAAGCTTCCGTTCCGGTTCCGTCCTCGGAGATTCTACCGCCCTTCGAAAACCTTGCCAATTACGACAACATCAAAAGCCAATACGTGAACCAAGCAATTTTCACCAGACAACCGATAACCAACGAACCATCAGCGGGGCCCATCAACAGTGGAATCGATAAGTTACGGGAAGAACCGGTGATTCAAGTTCGCAAAGACAACATCCCGCGGCCGTTCAGCGTTCCAACTCCGTCCAATGAAATTCTTCCGCCGAAGAAAGACTACGTTTTCTACGATGACGCCACTACCCAAGGACCTCCAATCTACTACCAGTGGAAGTGGTCTATTCCATCCTTCGGACTGGATCCCCCACTGGATGCTCCACTCACGGACGAGGAAAAACTACTGTCCCAGTTGAATCCAACATCGGCGGAAAATTCTTCCGACTCATCCCGTGAACACAATCAAACCGCGCGCTcaatttcttccgaaaccggaaacctCGGTGAAAACCAACCATCGTCTTCCTTGGTTCAGCTAAATAAACGACGAGTTCAACCACCGGcgcacaattatctggaacttCGGAAGAATCTCGCCATTCCGGATTTTACTTTCCCGCTGGAAAGCGAAGTCGGACCGCGAAATATCTACGAACACGATGGAGCGGTGAATTCGTTCCAAATCAAAATTCCGTCCTATGCCCGCAGTGACGACAGCAACACGACGTGGTACGGCGAAAATGCCAAGTGTCCCCACTGCCATCCAGTTTTCCTGAGGCCCGGGAGTTGTGAACCGTGCGTCAAAATCCGACGATGA